One segment of Syngnathus scovelli strain Florida chromosome 6, RoL_Ssco_1.2, whole genome shotgun sequence DNA contains the following:
- the LOC125971232 gene encoding AP-3 complex subunit beta-2 isoform X7 has product MTTMQKLLQLPVNAVNMVKTVQSQVQGHEEDKSPVLTPDGVQQTWYNAVRPDELRHLRSGSGGGGDGGRDQEERAPLEEGGSGNGSSQSQPLRHDDLKEMLDSNKDSLKLEAMKRIVAMIARGKNASDLFPAVVKNVACKNIEVKKLVYVYLVRYAEEQQDLALLSISTFQRGLKDPNQLIRASALRVLSSIRVTIIVPIMMLAIKEAASDMSPYVRKTAAHAIPKLYSLDPEQKDQLIEVIEKLLADKTTLVAGSVVMAFEEVCPERIDLIHKNYRKLCNLLIDVEEWGQVVIINMLTRYARTQFLNPNINENLLEEGCDKTFYGSDGNDEDEEDKDKGEAAALAKRKPYVMDPDHRLLLRNTKPLLQSRNAAVVMAVAQLYFHLAPKAEVGVIAKALVRLLRSHSEVQYVVLQNVATMTIKRRGMFEPYLKSFYIRSTDPTQIKVLKLEVLTNLANETNISTILREFQTYIKSMDKDFVAATIQAIGRCATNIGEVRDTCLNGLVQLLSNRDELVVAESVVVIKKLLQMQPEKHSDIIKHMAKLTDNIQVPMARASILWLIGEYCEHVPKIAPDVLRKMAKSFTNEEDIVKLQILNLAAKLYLTNSKQTKLLTQYVLNLAKYDQNYDIRDRARFIRQLIVPTEKSGALSKYAKKLFLALKPAPVLESPFKDRDHFQLGSLSHLLNAKAGGYQELPDWPEAAPDPSVRNVEVKESVPEWTKCSSREKRKEKKVEKPFYSDSEGESGPTESADSESYSSGSDSGSGSAESGSGSESQESEEASDSEEEEKDTKKKKKKEELKKPVQRSESSEQSSEGEVRKRARKSKQQKSDSESESDEDDDSDSESSPSESEDSESEVDVKNKKKVQTCVKAVQSKAPPKPVTKESKKEMSLLDLDDFEAAPSPQVTPVNSFLSSSLATDLEGLSLSDSVLSPTAISPPGAQKSYELLHRITGEGLSVEYCFSRQPFGPDANMVAVQMQFVNSAAADAKNLHMEDVKLQSGMRVKEFPEIELLPAGETATAVMGIDFCDSTQAANFQLCTHSRKFFVSIQPPVGELMKPVFMTENEFKKEQGQLMGMNEITEKLTLGAKCRNEHAIVQKVTAAANLSRVPCGSDKECSPALGLSAPPFPVHRFAGRTASGGSLVLVTVASQEDGAARLTLNCDKMVIGTMLVKDVLLALTQ; this is encoded by the exons gCACGACGACCTGAAGGAGATGCTGGACAGCAACAAAGACTCTCTCAAGCTGGAGGCCATGAAACGCATCGTGGCC aTGATCGCTCGAGGTAAGAATGCGTCCGACCTCTTCCCGGCGGTGGTGAAGAATGTAGCCTGTAAAAATATTGAG GTGAAGAAGCTGGTCTACGTTTATTTAGTGCGCTACGCCGAGGAGCAGCAGGACCTGGCGCTGCTTTCCATCTCCACCTTCCAGCGAGGCTTGAAG GATCCCAATCAGCTAATCAGAGCCAGCGCGCTGCGAGTTCTCTCCAGCATCCGAGTCACCATCATCGTTCCCATCATGATGCTGGCCATCAAAGAAGCCGCTTCCGACATGTCCCCTTACGTCCGCAAAACTGCCGCCCACGCCATTCCTAAGCTCTACAG TCTGGATCCAGAACAGAAGGACCAGCTGATCGAAGTCATCGAAAAACTCCTGGCTGACAAAACCACG CTGGTGGCAGGCAGCGTGGTCATGGCCTTTGAGGAGGTGTGCCCGGAGCGGATCGACTTGATCCATAAGAACTACAGGAAACTGTGCAACCTCCTGATTGACGTGGAGGAGTGGGGCCAAGTGGTCATCATCAACATGCTGACGCGTTACGCCAGGACGCAGTTTCTCAACCCCAACATCAAC gaGAACCTGCTGGAGGAGGGCTGCGACAAGACCTTCTACGGCTCCGACGGTAACGACGAAGATGAGGAGGACAAAGACAAGGGCGAGGCCGCCGCCTTGGCCAAAAGGAAGCCTTACGTGATGGATCCCGACCACCGGCTGCTGCTGAGGAACACCAAGCCGCTCCTGCAGAGCCGCAACGCAGCC GTGGTGATGGCCGTGGCTCAGCTCTACTTCCATCTTGCCCCCAAAGCAGAGGTGGGCGTGATCGCCAAGGCTCTGGTGCGTCTTCTGCGGAGTCACAG TGAAGTCCAATATGTTGTTCTTCAAAACGTGGCCACGATGACTATTAAAAGAAGG GGGATGTTTGAACCTTACCTGAAGAGTTTCTATATCCGCTCCACTGACCCAACACAGATAAAAGTCCTCAAG cttgaGGTTCTCACCAATCTTGCCAACGAGACCAACATCTCCACAATTCTCAGAGAGTTTCAG ACGTACATCAAAAGCATGGATAAAGACTTTGTGGCCGCCACCATCCAAGCCATCGGCCGCTGCGCCACCAACATCGGAGAAGTGAGGGACACGTGTCTGAATGGCCTGGTGCAACTGCTGTCCAACAGAGACG AGCTGGTGGTGGCCGAGTCGGTGGTGGTGATCAAGAAGCTGCTGCAGATGCAGCCCGAGAAGCACAGCGACATCATCAAGCACATGGCCAAACTGACGGACAACATCCAAGTGCCCATGGCGAGGGCCAGCATTCTCTGGCTCATCGGAGAATACTGCGAGCACGTGCCTAAGATCGCCCCGGACGTCTTGAGGAAGATGGCCAAGTCCTTCACCAACGAGGAGGACATCGTCAAGCTGCAGATACTCAACCTGGCCGCCAAGCTCTATCTCACCAACTCTAAACAG ACCAAACTGTTGACTCAGTACGTCCTCAACCTGGCCAAGTACGACCAGAACTACGACATCCGTGACCGGGCGCGCTTCATCCGCCAGCTCATCGTGCCCACCGAGAAAAGCGGAGCTCTCAGCAAATACGCCAAGAAACTCTTCCTGGCCCTCAAGCCCGCACCCGTCCTGGAATCTCCATTTAAAG ATCGAGACCACTTCCAATTGGGCTCGCTGTCCCACCTGCTGAACGCCAAAGCCGGTGGCTACCAGGAGTTGCCCGACTGGCCGGAAGCTGCCCCAGATCCCTCCGTGCGCAACGTGGAGGTGAAGGAGTCT GTGCCCGAGTGGACCAAGTGCAGCAGTCGAGAGAAAAGGAAGGAGAAGAAAGTCGAGAAGCCTTTCTATTCCGATTCCGAGGGCGAGTCTGGGCCCACCGAGTCTGCggacagcg AGTCGTACTCCAGCGGCTCCGACAGCGGAAGCGGCAGCGCCGAAAGCGGCTCGGGATCCGAGAGCCAAGAAAGTGAAGAAGCGTCCGACtccgaggaagaggagaaggacacaaagaagaagaagaagaaggaagaaTTGAAGAAGCCGGTACAAAGAAGCGAAAG CAGTGAGCAGAGCAGTGAGGGGGAAGTCAGGAAGCGTGCCAGAAAAAGCAAGCAACAGAAGAGCGACTCCGAGTCGGagtcagacgaagacgacgacagcGATTCCGAAAGTAGCCCGTCCGAATCAGAAGACTCCGAGTCGGAGGTGGATGTCAAAAACAAGAAGAAGGTACAGACGTGTGTAAAG GCAGTGCAATCCAAAGCTCCCCCCAAGCCCGTCACAAAAGAGAGCAAGAAAGAAATGTCGCTGCTGGACCTTGACGACT TCGAAGCGGCCCCTTCGCCTCAAGTGACGCCCGTCAACTCCTTCCTGTCCAGCAGTCTCGCGACCGACCTGGAGGGCTTGTCTTTGTCCGACTCGGTCCTCTCGCCCACG GCCATCTCGCCACCGGGGGCGCAAAAGAGCTACGAACTGCTGCACCGCATCACCGGCGAGGGCCTATCGGTGGAGTACTGCTTCAGCCGCCAGCCGTTCGGCCCCGACGCCAACATGGTGGCGGTGCAGATGCAGTTTGTCAACAGCGCCGCCGCTGACGCCAAGAACCTCCACATGGAGGACGTTAAGCTGCAGTCCGGCATGAGGGTCAAGGAGTTCCCGGAGATCG AGCTGCtgcctgcgggcgagacggccaCGGCGGTGATGGGTATCGACTTCTGCGACTCCACACAAGCGGCAAATTTCCAGCTGTG CACTCACAGCAGGAAGTTCTTCGTGTCCATCCAGCCGCCGGTGGGAGAGCTGATGAAACCCGTTTTCATGACCGAGAACGAATTTAAAAAAGAGCAAG GTCAGCTGATGGGCATGAACGAGATCACGGAGAAGCTGACGCTGGGCGCCAAGTGCCGGAACGAGCACGCCATCGTGCAGAAGGTGACGGCCGCCGCCAACCTCAGCAGAGTGCCCTGCGGTTCTGACAAGGAATGCAG TCCGGCGCTCGGTCTTTCCGCTCCTCCGTTTCCCGTGCACAGGTTTGCCGGCAGGACGGCCAGCGGCGGCAGCCTGGTGCTGGTCACCGTGGCCAGCCAGGAGGACGGCGCGGCCCGGCTGACGCTCAACTGCGACAAGATGGTGATCGGCACCATGCTGGTAAAGGACGTCCTGCTGGCTCTCACGCAGTGA
- the LOC125971232 gene encoding AP-3 complex subunit beta-2 isoform X10 translates to MSASSGFNDEKGGSSSVGEPEYGHDPASGGIFSSDYKRHDDLKEMLDSNKDSLKLEAMKRIVAMIARGKNASDLFPAVVKNVACKNIEVKKLVYVYLVRYAEEQQDLALLSISTFQRGLKDPNQLIRASALRVLSSIRVTIIVPIMMLAIKEAASDMSPYVRKTAAHAIPKLYSLDPEQKDQLIEVIEKLLADKTTLVAGSVVMAFEEVCPERIDLIHKNYRKLCNLLIDVEEWGQVVIINMLTRYARTQFLNPNINENLLEEGCDKTFYGSDGNDEDEEDKDKGEAAALAKRKPYVMDPDHRLLLRNTKPLLQSRNAAVVMAVAQLYFHLAPKAEVGVIAKALVRLLRSHSEVQYVVLQNVATMTIKRRGMFEPYLKSFYIRSTDPTQIKVLKLEVLTNLANETNISTILREFQTYIKSMDKDFVAATIQAIGRCATNIGEVRDTCLNGLVQLLSNRDELVVAESVVVIKKLLQMQPEKHSDIIKHMAKLTDNIQVPMARASILWLIGEYCEHVPKIAPDVLRKMAKSFTNEEDIVKLQILNLAAKLYLTNSKQTKLLTQYVLNLAKYDQNYDIRDRARFIRQLIVPTEKSGALSKYAKKLFLALKPAPVLESPFKDRDHFQLGSLSHLLNAKAGGYQELPDWPEAAPDPSVRNVEVKESSCQVFSLLERVTTLTSVPEWTKCSSREKRKEKKVEKPFYSDSEGESGPTESADSESYSSGSDSGSGSAESGSGSESQESEEASDSEEEEKDTKKKKKKEELKKPVQRSESSEQSSEGEVRKRARKSKQQKSDSESESDEDDDSDSESSPSESEDSESEVDVKNKKKVQTCVKAVQSKAPPKPVTKESKKEMSLLDLDDFEAAPSPQVTPVNSFLSSSLATDLEGLSLSDSVLSPTAISPPGAQKSYELLHRITGEGLSVEYCFSRQPFGPDANMVAVQMQFVNSAAADAKNLHMEDVKLQSGMRVKEFPEIELLPAGETATAVMGIDFCDSTQAANFQLCTHSRKFFVSIQPPVGELMKPVFMTENEFKKEQGQLMGMNEITEKLTLGAKCRNEHAIVQKVTAAANLSRVPCGSDKECSPALGLSAPPFPVHRFAGRTASGGSLVLVTVASQEDGAARLTLNCDKMVIGTMLVKDVLLALTQ, encoded by the exons gCACGACGACCTGAAGGAGATGCTGGACAGCAACAAAGACTCTCTCAAGCTGGAGGCCATGAAACGCATCGTGGCC aTGATCGCTCGAGGTAAGAATGCGTCCGACCTCTTCCCGGCGGTGGTGAAGAATGTAGCCTGTAAAAATATTGAG GTGAAGAAGCTGGTCTACGTTTATTTAGTGCGCTACGCCGAGGAGCAGCAGGACCTGGCGCTGCTTTCCATCTCCACCTTCCAGCGAGGCTTGAAG GATCCCAATCAGCTAATCAGAGCCAGCGCGCTGCGAGTTCTCTCCAGCATCCGAGTCACCATCATCGTTCCCATCATGATGCTGGCCATCAAAGAAGCCGCTTCCGACATGTCCCCTTACGTCCGCAAAACTGCCGCCCACGCCATTCCTAAGCTCTACAG TCTGGATCCAGAACAGAAGGACCAGCTGATCGAAGTCATCGAAAAACTCCTGGCTGACAAAACCACG CTGGTGGCAGGCAGCGTGGTCATGGCCTTTGAGGAGGTGTGCCCGGAGCGGATCGACTTGATCCATAAGAACTACAGGAAACTGTGCAACCTCCTGATTGACGTGGAGGAGTGGGGCCAAGTGGTCATCATCAACATGCTGACGCGTTACGCCAGGACGCAGTTTCTCAACCCCAACATCAAC gaGAACCTGCTGGAGGAGGGCTGCGACAAGACCTTCTACGGCTCCGACGGTAACGACGAAGATGAGGAGGACAAAGACAAGGGCGAGGCCGCCGCCTTGGCCAAAAGGAAGCCTTACGTGATGGATCCCGACCACCGGCTGCTGCTGAGGAACACCAAGCCGCTCCTGCAGAGCCGCAACGCAGCC GTGGTGATGGCCGTGGCTCAGCTCTACTTCCATCTTGCCCCCAAAGCAGAGGTGGGCGTGATCGCCAAGGCTCTGGTGCGTCTTCTGCGGAGTCACAG TGAAGTCCAATATGTTGTTCTTCAAAACGTGGCCACGATGACTATTAAAAGAAGG GGGATGTTTGAACCTTACCTGAAGAGTTTCTATATCCGCTCCACTGACCCAACACAGATAAAAGTCCTCAAG cttgaGGTTCTCACCAATCTTGCCAACGAGACCAACATCTCCACAATTCTCAGAGAGTTTCAG ACGTACATCAAAAGCATGGATAAAGACTTTGTGGCCGCCACCATCCAAGCCATCGGCCGCTGCGCCACCAACATCGGAGAAGTGAGGGACACGTGTCTGAATGGCCTGGTGCAACTGCTGTCCAACAGAGACG AGCTGGTGGTGGCCGAGTCGGTGGTGGTGATCAAGAAGCTGCTGCAGATGCAGCCCGAGAAGCACAGCGACATCATCAAGCACATGGCCAAACTGACGGACAACATCCAAGTGCCCATGGCGAGGGCCAGCATTCTCTGGCTCATCGGAGAATACTGCGAGCACGTGCCTAAGATCGCCCCGGACGTCTTGAGGAAGATGGCCAAGTCCTTCACCAACGAGGAGGACATCGTCAAGCTGCAGATACTCAACCTGGCCGCCAAGCTCTATCTCACCAACTCTAAACAG ACCAAACTGTTGACTCAGTACGTCCTCAACCTGGCCAAGTACGACCAGAACTACGACATCCGTGACCGGGCGCGCTTCATCCGCCAGCTCATCGTGCCCACCGAGAAAAGCGGAGCTCTCAGCAAATACGCCAAGAAACTCTTCCTGGCCCTCAAGCCCGCACCCGTCCTGGAATCTCCATTTAAAG ATCGAGACCACTTCCAATTGGGCTCGCTGTCCCACCTGCTGAACGCCAAAGCCGGTGGCTACCAGGAGTTGCCCGACTGGCCGGAAGCTGCCCCAGATCCCTCCGTGCGCAACGTGGAGGTGAAGGAGTCT TCCTGCCAGGTATTTTCTCTGCTTGAGCGAGTCACAACGTTGACCAGC GTGCCCGAGTGGACCAAGTGCAGCAGTCGAGAGAAAAGGAAGGAGAAGAAAGTCGAGAAGCCTTTCTATTCCGATTCCGAGGGCGAGTCTGGGCCCACCGAGTCTGCggacagcg AGTCGTACTCCAGCGGCTCCGACAGCGGAAGCGGCAGCGCCGAAAGCGGCTCGGGATCCGAGAGCCAAGAAAGTGAAGAAGCGTCCGACtccgaggaagaggagaaggacacaaagaagaagaagaagaaggaagaaTTGAAGAAGCCGGTACAAAGAAGCGAAAG CAGTGAGCAGAGCAGTGAGGGGGAAGTCAGGAAGCGTGCCAGAAAAAGCAAGCAACAGAAGAGCGACTCCGAGTCGGagtcagacgaagacgacgacagcGATTCCGAAAGTAGCCCGTCCGAATCAGAAGACTCCGAGTCGGAGGTGGATGTCAAAAACAAGAAGAAGGTACAGACGTGTGTAAAG GCAGTGCAATCCAAAGCTCCCCCCAAGCCCGTCACAAAAGAGAGCAAGAAAGAAATGTCGCTGCTGGACCTTGACGACT TCGAAGCGGCCCCTTCGCCTCAAGTGACGCCCGTCAACTCCTTCCTGTCCAGCAGTCTCGCGACCGACCTGGAGGGCTTGTCTTTGTCCGACTCGGTCCTCTCGCCCACG GCCATCTCGCCACCGGGGGCGCAAAAGAGCTACGAACTGCTGCACCGCATCACCGGCGAGGGCCTATCGGTGGAGTACTGCTTCAGCCGCCAGCCGTTCGGCCCCGACGCCAACATGGTGGCGGTGCAGATGCAGTTTGTCAACAGCGCCGCCGCTGACGCCAAGAACCTCCACATGGAGGACGTTAAGCTGCAGTCCGGCATGAGGGTCAAGGAGTTCCCGGAGATCG AGCTGCtgcctgcgggcgagacggccaCGGCGGTGATGGGTATCGACTTCTGCGACTCCACACAAGCGGCAAATTTCCAGCTGTG CACTCACAGCAGGAAGTTCTTCGTGTCCATCCAGCCGCCGGTGGGAGAGCTGATGAAACCCGTTTTCATGACCGAGAACGAATTTAAAAAAGAGCAAG GTCAGCTGATGGGCATGAACGAGATCACGGAGAAGCTGACGCTGGGCGCCAAGTGCCGGAACGAGCACGCCATCGTGCAGAAGGTGACGGCCGCCGCCAACCTCAGCAGAGTGCCCTGCGGTTCTGACAAGGAATGCAG TCCGGCGCTCGGTCTTTCCGCTCCTCCGTTTCCCGTGCACAGGTTTGCCGGCAGGACGGCCAGCGGCGGCAGCCTGGTGCTGGTCACCGTGGCCAGCCAGGAGGACGGCGCGGCCCGGCTGACGCTCAACTGCGACAAGATGGTGATCGGCACCATGCTGGTAAAGGACGTCCTGCTGGCTCTCACGCAGTGA
- the LOC125971232 gene encoding AP-3 complex subunit beta-2 isoform X16, whose protein sequence is MSASSGFNDEKGGSSSVGEPEYGHDPASGGIFSSDYKRHDDLKEMLDSNKDSLKLEAMKRIVAMIARGKNASDLFPAVVKNVACKNIEVKKLVYVYLVRYAEEQQDLALLSISTFQRGLKDPNQLIRASALRVLSSIRVTIIVPIMMLAIKEAASDMSPYVRKTAAHAIPKLYSLDPEQKDQLIEVIEKLLADKTTLVAGSVVMAFEEVCPERIDLIHKNYRKLCNLLIDVEEWGQVVIINMLTRYARTQFLNPNINENLLEEGCDKTFYGSDGNDEDEEDKDKGEAAALAKRKPYVMDPDHRLLLRNTKPLLQSRNAAVVMAVAQLYFHLAPKAEVGVIAKALVRLLRSHSEVQYVVLQNVATMTIKRRGMFEPYLKSFYIRSTDPTQIKVLKLEVLTNLANETNISTILREFQTYIKSMDKDFVAATIQAIGRCATNIGEVRDTCLNGLVQLLSNRDELVVAESVVVIKKLLQMQPEKHSDIIKHMAKLTDNIQVPMARASILWLIGEYCEHVPKIAPDVLRKMAKSFTNEEDIVKLQILNLAAKLYLTNSKQTKLLTQYVLNLAKYDQNYDIRDRARFIRQLIVPTEKSGALSKYAKKLFLALKPAPVLESPFKDRDHFQLGSLSHLLNAKAGGYQELPDWPEAAPDPSVRNVEVKESVPEWTKCSSREKRKEKKVEKPFYSDSEGESGPTESADSESYSSGSDSGSGSAESGSGSESQESEEASDSEEEEKDTKKKKKKEELKKPVQRSESSEQSSEGEVRKRARKSKQQKSDSESESDEDDDSDSESSPSESEDSESEVDVKNKKKVQTCVKAVQSKAPPKPVTKESKKEMSLLDLDDFEAAPSPQVTPVNSFLSSSLATDLEGLSLSDSVLSPTAISPPGAQKSYELLHRITGEGLSVEYCFSRQPFGPDANMVAVQMQFVNSAAADAKNLHMEDVKLQSGMRVKEFPEIELLPAGETATAVMGIDFCDSTQAANFQLCTHSRKFFVSIQPPVGELMKPVFMTENEFKKEQGQLMGMNEITEKLTLGAKCRNEHAIVQKVTAAANLSRVPCGSDKECRFAGRTASGGSLVLVTVASQEDGAARLTLNCDKMVIGTMLVKDVLLALTQ, encoded by the exons gCACGACGACCTGAAGGAGATGCTGGACAGCAACAAAGACTCTCTCAAGCTGGAGGCCATGAAACGCATCGTGGCC aTGATCGCTCGAGGTAAGAATGCGTCCGACCTCTTCCCGGCGGTGGTGAAGAATGTAGCCTGTAAAAATATTGAG GTGAAGAAGCTGGTCTACGTTTATTTAGTGCGCTACGCCGAGGAGCAGCAGGACCTGGCGCTGCTTTCCATCTCCACCTTCCAGCGAGGCTTGAAG GATCCCAATCAGCTAATCAGAGCCAGCGCGCTGCGAGTTCTCTCCAGCATCCGAGTCACCATCATCGTTCCCATCATGATGCTGGCCATCAAAGAAGCCGCTTCCGACATGTCCCCTTACGTCCGCAAAACTGCCGCCCACGCCATTCCTAAGCTCTACAG TCTGGATCCAGAACAGAAGGACCAGCTGATCGAAGTCATCGAAAAACTCCTGGCTGACAAAACCACG CTGGTGGCAGGCAGCGTGGTCATGGCCTTTGAGGAGGTGTGCCCGGAGCGGATCGACTTGATCCATAAGAACTACAGGAAACTGTGCAACCTCCTGATTGACGTGGAGGAGTGGGGCCAAGTGGTCATCATCAACATGCTGACGCGTTACGCCAGGACGCAGTTTCTCAACCCCAACATCAAC gaGAACCTGCTGGAGGAGGGCTGCGACAAGACCTTCTACGGCTCCGACGGTAACGACGAAGATGAGGAGGACAAAGACAAGGGCGAGGCCGCCGCCTTGGCCAAAAGGAAGCCTTACGTGATGGATCCCGACCACCGGCTGCTGCTGAGGAACACCAAGCCGCTCCTGCAGAGCCGCAACGCAGCC GTGGTGATGGCCGTGGCTCAGCTCTACTTCCATCTTGCCCCCAAAGCAGAGGTGGGCGTGATCGCCAAGGCTCTGGTGCGTCTTCTGCGGAGTCACAG TGAAGTCCAATATGTTGTTCTTCAAAACGTGGCCACGATGACTATTAAAAGAAGG GGGATGTTTGAACCTTACCTGAAGAGTTTCTATATCCGCTCCACTGACCCAACACAGATAAAAGTCCTCAAG cttgaGGTTCTCACCAATCTTGCCAACGAGACCAACATCTCCACAATTCTCAGAGAGTTTCAG ACGTACATCAAAAGCATGGATAAAGACTTTGTGGCCGCCACCATCCAAGCCATCGGCCGCTGCGCCACCAACATCGGAGAAGTGAGGGACACGTGTCTGAATGGCCTGGTGCAACTGCTGTCCAACAGAGACG AGCTGGTGGTGGCCGAGTCGGTGGTGGTGATCAAGAAGCTGCTGCAGATGCAGCCCGAGAAGCACAGCGACATCATCAAGCACATGGCCAAACTGACGGACAACATCCAAGTGCCCATGGCGAGGGCCAGCATTCTCTGGCTCATCGGAGAATACTGCGAGCACGTGCCTAAGATCGCCCCGGACGTCTTGAGGAAGATGGCCAAGTCCTTCACCAACGAGGAGGACATCGTCAAGCTGCAGATACTCAACCTGGCCGCCAAGCTCTATCTCACCAACTCTAAACAG ACCAAACTGTTGACTCAGTACGTCCTCAACCTGGCCAAGTACGACCAGAACTACGACATCCGTGACCGGGCGCGCTTCATCCGCCAGCTCATCGTGCCCACCGAGAAAAGCGGAGCTCTCAGCAAATACGCCAAGAAACTCTTCCTGGCCCTCAAGCCCGCACCCGTCCTGGAATCTCCATTTAAAG ATCGAGACCACTTCCAATTGGGCTCGCTGTCCCACCTGCTGAACGCCAAAGCCGGTGGCTACCAGGAGTTGCCCGACTGGCCGGAAGCTGCCCCAGATCCCTCCGTGCGCAACGTGGAGGTGAAGGAGTCT GTGCCCGAGTGGACCAAGTGCAGCAGTCGAGAGAAAAGGAAGGAGAAGAAAGTCGAGAAGCCTTTCTATTCCGATTCCGAGGGCGAGTCTGGGCCCACCGAGTCTGCggacagcg AGTCGTACTCCAGCGGCTCCGACAGCGGAAGCGGCAGCGCCGAAAGCGGCTCGGGATCCGAGAGCCAAGAAAGTGAAGAAGCGTCCGACtccgaggaagaggagaaggacacaaagaagaagaagaagaaggaagaaTTGAAGAAGCCGGTACAAAGAAGCGAAAG CAGTGAGCAGAGCAGTGAGGGGGAAGTCAGGAAGCGTGCCAGAAAAAGCAAGCAACAGAAGAGCGACTCCGAGTCGGagtcagacgaagacgacgacagcGATTCCGAAAGTAGCCCGTCCGAATCAGAAGACTCCGAGTCGGAGGTGGATGTCAAAAACAAGAAGAAGGTACAGACGTGTGTAAAG GCAGTGCAATCCAAAGCTCCCCCCAAGCCCGTCACAAAAGAGAGCAAGAAAGAAATGTCGCTGCTGGACCTTGACGACT TCGAAGCGGCCCCTTCGCCTCAAGTGACGCCCGTCAACTCCTTCCTGTCCAGCAGTCTCGCGACCGACCTGGAGGGCTTGTCTTTGTCCGACTCGGTCCTCTCGCCCACG GCCATCTCGCCACCGGGGGCGCAAAAGAGCTACGAACTGCTGCACCGCATCACCGGCGAGGGCCTATCGGTGGAGTACTGCTTCAGCCGCCAGCCGTTCGGCCCCGACGCCAACATGGTGGCGGTGCAGATGCAGTTTGTCAACAGCGCCGCCGCTGACGCCAAGAACCTCCACATGGAGGACGTTAAGCTGCAGTCCGGCATGAGGGTCAAGGAGTTCCCGGAGATCG AGCTGCtgcctgcgggcgagacggccaCGGCGGTGATGGGTATCGACTTCTGCGACTCCACACAAGCGGCAAATTTCCAGCTGTG CACTCACAGCAGGAAGTTCTTCGTGTCCATCCAGCCGCCGGTGGGAGAGCTGATGAAACCCGTTTTCATGACCGAGAACGAATTTAAAAAAGAGCAAG GTCAGCTGATGGGCATGAACGAGATCACGGAGAAGCTGACGCTGGGCGCCAAGTGCCGGAACGAGCACGCCATCGTGCAGAAGGTGACGGCCGCCGCCAACCTCAGCAGAGTGCCCTGCGGTTCTGACAAGGAATGCAG GTTTGCCGGCAGGACGGCCAGCGGCGGCAGCCTGGTGCTGGTCACCGTGGCCAGCCAGGAGGACGGCGCGGCCCGGCTGACGCTCAACTGCGACAAGATGGTGATCGGCACCATGCTGGTAAAGGACGTCCTGCTGGCTCTCACGCAGTGA